In the Brassica napus cultivar Da-Ae chromosome A7, Da-Ae, whole genome shotgun sequence genome, one interval contains:
- the LOC106355534 gene encoding putative BTB/POZ domain-containing protein At2g40440 has translation MADQQRNMDLFHDGLAKIFKEQWHPDVLCFAGEDDHEDPIPANKVILGARSDELRELFDGDGKETETIILYGMNHEALEVFIEFMYVGNSIQYSEKLKKHARSLYFAANLYSIPLLRDLCRYQLMSSLNIGNALDILEISKDDPREKTLHDEARCYVIRHMKEIAFTREFNWFVKRNTSLTVELIRVLAIRGDRTYPKR, from the exons ATGGCCGATCAGCAAAGAAACATGGATCTTTTCCATGATGGTCTAGCGAAGATCTTTAAAGAACAATGGCACCCCGATGTACTGTGTTTCGCTGGCGAGGATGATCACGAAGATCCTATCCCCGCCAATAAAGTTATTTTG GGAGCAAGATCAGACGAACTCAGAGAGCTTTTTGATGGTGATGGTAAAGAGACTGAGACGATCATTCTCTACGGAATGAACCATGAAGCGCTAGAGGTTTTTATCGAGTTCATGTACGTTGGAAATTCCATACAGTACTCCGAGAAGTTGAAGAAGCATGCAAGGTCGTTATACTTTGCAGCTAATTTGTACAGCATTCCCTTATTACGAGATCTATGTAGGTACCAACTTATGTCTTCACTTAACATTGGGAATGCTCTTGATATTTTGGAAATCTCGAAAGACGATCCTCGTGAGAAAACCCTCCACGATGAAGCTCGGTGTTATGTCATACGTCACATGAAGGAGATTGCTTTTACCAGAGAGTTTAATTGGTTCGTGAAGAGAAACACAAGTTTAACCGTGGAGCTAATTAGGGTTCTTGCAATAAGAGGGGATAGAACATACCCCAAAAGATAA
- the LOC106412970 gene encoding BTB/POZ domain-containing protein At3g56230-like, translating into MPSILRPPRNTICGSCYEGARTTIALLKKLDGSKEDNGKLTDKSTFNNGSALSSPLFSLIFKKILDSDEYKTATEYAITLQELKSEELQALLGGVSIHRHIASDKLEKHVYTLFVAADRYTIHYL; encoded by the exons ATGCCATCTATTTTACGACCACCGAGGAACACGATATGCGGATCATGCTACGAAGGTGCTCGAACCACTATCGCACTGCTCAAGAAGCTTGATGGCTCGAAAGAAGATAATGGCAAATTGACCGATAAGTCCACCTTCAACAATGGCTCCGCTCTTTCTTCTCCTTTGTTTTCTT TGATCTTCAAGAAAATTCTAGATTCAGACGAATACAAAACCGCCACAGAATACGCGATAACGCTCCAAGAACTAAAGTCAGAGGAACTTCAAGCTCTCTTGGGTGGAGTTTCTATACACCGGCACATTGCTTCAGACAAGTTGGAGAAACATGTATATACTTTGTTTGTTGCAGCTGATAGGTACACGATTCATTACTTGTAA